In Ovis canadensis isolate MfBH-ARS-UI-01 breed Bighorn chromosome 3, ARS-UI_OviCan_v2, whole genome shotgun sequence, one DNA window encodes the following:
- the C1QTNF6 gene encoding complement C1q tumor necrosis factor-related protein 6: protein MGMAALGLLWAALLLPLSVSGLPTEEPTSGETAASSSPGHCRRCCDSEDPAVLADAAHVSSASPSALPYVLPEVRPYINITILKGDKGDRGLLGSPGKLGREGPRGDRGPQGIKGAKGQAGSPGSPCQTRFSAFSVGRKTALHSSEGFQPLLFDTVFVNPDGHFDLAAGHFVAPLRGLYFFSLNVHSWNFKETYVHVVHNDKAAVILYAQPSDRSIMQSQSVMLALAPGDRVWARLFKRERENAVYSDDIDTYITFSGHLIKPEDD, encoded by the exons ATGGGGATGGCTGCCCTGGGCCTCCTCTGGGCAGCGCTCCTGCTCCCTCTCTCAGTGTCTGGACTCCCCACTGAGGAGCCCACTTCTGGGGAAACTGCGGCCTCGAGTTCCCCTGGGCATTGTCGACGGTGCTGTGACTCTGAAGACCCCGCGGTCCTTGCTGATGCTGCGCATGTGTCCTCAGCCTCTCCGTCTGCCCTCCCATATGTGCTGCCTGAGGTCAGGCCCTACATTAACATCACCATCCTGAAGG GTGACAAAGGGGACCGAGGCCTGCTGGGctcacctgggaagctgggcaGGGAGGGTCCCCGGGGGGACCGTGGCCCCCAGGGCATCAAAGGTGCCAAGGGGCAGGCGGGCAGCCCTGGCAGTCCATGCCAGACGCGCTTCTCAGCCTTCTCCGTGGGCCGCAAGACAGCCCTGCACAGCAGCGAGGGTTTCCAGCCGCTGCTCTTCGACACGGTCTTCGTGAACCCCGATGGGCACTTCGACCTGGCTGCCGGCCACTTCGTTGCCCCGCTGCGCGGCCTCTACTTCTTCAGCCTTAATGTGCACAGCTGGAACTTCAAGGAGACCTACGTGCACGTGGTGCACAATGACAAGGCAGCCGTCATCCTGTACGCGCAGCCCAGCGACCGCAGCATCATGCAGAGCCAGAGTGTGATGTTGGCCCTGGCGCCAGGCGACCGCGTCTGGGCACGGCTCTTCAAGCGTGAGCGTGAGAATGCCGTCTACAGCGACGACATAGACACCTACATTACCTTCAGCGGCCACCTCATCAAGCCCGAGGACGATTAG